The bacterium genome includes a window with the following:
- a CDS encoding ribonuclease HII — translation MLSEELSARLAWERKFHARGHLRVAGLDEAGRGPWAGPVVAAAVILPAVFEFDLPIVDSKKLAPRRREKVFSALAALEGIEVGVGRVDADEIDRINILRATRRAMEAALSSLAPPPSALLIDGLTLPAWARLPQEALCRGEDRSVSIAAASIIAKVTRDRIMIDYDRVYPGYGFAGHKGYGTAAHRAGLERLGPCPIHRRSFRPVARFL, via the coding sequence ATGCTTTCCGAGGAACTTTCCGCGCGCCTGGCCTGGGAGCGGAAATTTCACGCGCGGGGCCACCTGCGGGTGGCCGGCCTGGACGAAGCCGGCCGGGGCCCCTGGGCCGGGCCGGTGGTGGCGGCGGCGGTGATTCTGCCGGCGGTCTTCGAATTCGACCTTCCCATCGTGGATTCCAAGAAGCTCGCTCCCCGGAGAAGGGAGAAGGTTTTTTCCGCTCTGGCCGCGCTGGAAGGCATCGAGGTCGGGGTGGGACGGGTGGATGCGGACGAGATCGACCGCATCAACATTCTGCGCGCCACCCGCCGGGCCATGGAAGCGGCTCTCTCGTCTCTCGCCCCCCCGCCCTCGGCGCTCCTCATCGACGGGTTGACGCTTCCCGCCTGGGCCCGGCTTCCCCAGGAGGCCCTTTGCCGGGGAGAAGATCGGAGTGTCTCCATCGCCGCCGCTTCCATCATCGCCAAGGTCACCCGGGACCGGATCATGATCGACTACGACCGGGTCTACCCCGGGTACGGGTTCGCCGGGCACAAGGGATACGGGACCGCCGCCCACCGTGCCGGTCTCGAACGGTTGGGACCGTGCCCCATCCACCGCCGCAGCTTCCGGCCGGTAGCGCGGTTTTTGTGA
- a CDS encoding TrpB-like pyridoxal phosphate-dependent enzyme, producing MTVKVLLDENEIPRQWYNLAADLPTPLQPPLGPDGQPVTPDMLAPVFPMNLIEQEVSQERWIDIPEEILEILYRWRPSPLHRARALEKAIGTPARIYYKNESLSPAGSHKPNTAVAQAWYNKEFGIKRLTTETGAGQWGSALAFACSLLGLECKVFMVRISFDQKPFRKVMMQVWGADCVPSPSPETNAGRAILEKLPDTPGSLGIAISEAIEAAVTDPKGETRYSLGSVLNHVLLHQTIIGLEAKKQLKKAGEKKVDVVIGCAGGGSNFAGLSFPFIYDKINGAEIEIIPVEPFSCPSLTKAPFVYDHGDTARMTPLLPMHSLGHDFIPPPIHAGGLRYHGMAPLVSQAAVEGLISPRAIHQLECYRAAVLFARSEGIIIAPETSHAVAAAIQEAEKAREEGKEKVIVFNLSGHGLMDLLGYQKYFEGQLEDYELPDEAIRTSLQALEGLPKPSLAKTGKW from the coding sequence CCGTCACCCCCGACATGCTGGCCCCGGTCTTCCCCATGAACCTGATCGAACAGGAAGTCAGCCAAGAGCGGTGGATCGATATCCCCGAAGAAATCCTGGAGATTCTCTACCGCTGGCGGCCCTCCCCGCTCCACCGGGCCCGGGCGCTGGAAAAGGCCATCGGCACGCCGGCCCGGATCTACTACAAGAACGAAAGCCTCTCCCCGGCCGGAAGCCACAAACCCAACACCGCCGTAGCCCAGGCCTGGTATAATAAAGAATTCGGGATCAAGCGCCTGACCACCGAAACCGGCGCCGGCCAATGGGGAAGCGCGCTGGCCTTCGCCTGTTCGCTGCTGGGGCTGGAATGCAAAGTGTTCATGGTCCGCATCAGCTTCGATCAGAAGCCGTTCCGGAAAGTGATGATGCAGGTCTGGGGCGCCGACTGCGTGCCCAGTCCCAGCCCGGAAACCAACGCCGGGCGGGCCATCCTGGAAAAGCTCCCCGACACTCCCGGATCCCTGGGCATCGCCATCTCCGAAGCCATCGAGGCCGCCGTCACCGATCCCAAGGGCGAGACCCGTTATTCCCTGGGCAGCGTCCTCAACCATGTCCTTCTCCACCAGACCATCATCGGCCTGGAAGCGAAAAAACAGCTGAAAAAAGCCGGGGAGAAGAAAGTGGACGTGGTCATCGGCTGCGCCGGCGGCGGGAGCAATTTCGCCGGGCTCTCGTTCCCCTTCATCTACGATAAGATCAACGGCGCGGAGATCGAGATCATACCGGTCGAACCTTTCTCCTGCCCCTCCCTGACCAAGGCTCCCTTCGTCTACGACCACGGAGACACCGCCCGCATGACCCCCCTGCTCCCCATGCACTCCCTGGGCCACGACTTCATTCCGCCGCCCATTCACGCGGGAGGGCTCCGCTACCACGGCATGGCTCCGCTCGTCAGCCAGGCCGCGGTCGAAGGATTGATCAGCCCCCGGGCGATTCATCAGCTCGAATGCTACCGGGCCGCCGTGCTCTTCGCCCGCAGCGAAGGGATCATCATCGCCCCCGAGACCAGCCATGCCGTGGCCGCGGCCATCCAGGAAGCGGAAAAAGCCCGGGAGGAAGGCAAAGAGAAGGTGATCGTCTTCAACCTCAGCGGACACGGACTCATGGATCTGCTGGGCTACCAGAAGTACTTCGAGGGCCAGTTGGAAGATTATGAACTGCCGGACGAGGCGATCCGGACTTCGCTGCAGGCACTGGAAGGGCTTCCCAAGCCCAGCCTGGCCAAAACCGGAAAATGGTAG